The following nucleotide sequence is from Cucumis melo cultivar AY chromosome 1, USDA_Cmelo_AY_1.0, whole genome shotgun sequence.
tatattttgctAAAATTGTAGTATTCAATCAGTCAACAACTAATTTGAGCAAATTGGAGTATACAAGACACATTGCACTCCAAGTTcaatcaaaagaagaaaaaaaaaaactattctcAACCAACATTTACATGTAGACATTAATACATAATTATTAGACCTCATTAAGTACACATTATATACTTTTAAACATTGCATTAATTTCTCTCCCTTGAGCTTAGCATTGATGAAAATAGGTGATTTTGTGGGGATGAGTGCAATAAATAATAGGAGATTTTGTTGGTGATACCTTTCTTAATTAACACTCAACATTAACATTCAAACTTAATCCTctatagttttcataaaaagaAACATGTAACGTATGCAATTAGGTAGAATGTAAAGTCGAAAATTGAATAAATATTAGATGCAtgttgaaaatataaaatttaatagaTACGATTTCtagattaaaataaaacattggTCTTTCTACTTTAAAATTATTCAATTTTAGTTCCTATATTTTAAGCTGCTTACATTGGGTCATTATAGTACTATAATGTAGTTTCTCAATaggaacatttttaaatataataaaataaactaaaatatttgcagtatataacaaaattttggacTCTATCCATTACAGACattaatagacttctattactgtctatcaatatgattgatagaaacatataaacgtcaatcattgataaaatctgaaaattttgctatattttgtcaaatttgtcatCTTTTGACAATTTTCTTCGCAATATTAATTACTTTTTCAAATTTCGATAAACATCGGATACAAAACCAAATTAGTATTTTAACCCATCTTTCAACCAAATCATTACCATATTCGATAGTTTtctttacaaaattaaaatcgTCGAACATGAGTCAATTTTACAAATAGACATACATAGAGAAAGACTAACAACGTTCTTAGAGAATCGTATACTAGTCGACTTACcgtaaattttgttatatttataattttattatttatatttacaaatgttttgagtataattattatatttatcataattgaaaaaaaaaactaaaattaaatggAGTGGGtagagaaagaaagagacaAATAATGAACGAGGCCACAACcttaaaagaataaattaagATGAAATATTATGGACGAGGAAAGTTTGcatttgtttcttcttctacttctaTAACTTTCTCCTCGAAAACAGTTTTCAAGTCTTCTCCTTTCTCTCTCTACAGTCTAACTGTAAGTTTGCATTGATGTCTTCTTCTTTGCCTTCTTCAATGGTTCTTCATTTGTTTCCATTTCCATGGAAAATTCAAAGCTATTTTAGTAACCCCATGACCCCAATTGGCATCCATTAATGGACCTCTGTTTTTGTAGCTtatgaaatgaaagaaaatgacTCTGTAACAAGCTTAATGATGGGTTTCTTTTTGTTCAGCTCTGTAAAGCTTAGTAAGCTTTATTTTtcacttttctcttttttgggttatctttttttttttttttttttttttttttttcatttgtttgttTTGAATCTTTTCGATTATGTTGTTGTCTGCTGAAGTTCCCTTTCAGTGTttgtttattgttatttttctgAGTTTTGGTTTGGGCCTAAGTGTTTGTTTTCTCTTGGATgttgaatatttattattatattgatTATTTGACTCCAATGCTTTGGAAGTTCCTCGTCTTCTATTCATTTTGAATTAATCTAGGCTTCTTCTTTTgattttatatatttcttttgtCTGTATGTTTGGTCTTCTGGGTTGTGAGCTTCTGTTTTGCATATGtgatctctcttttttattcGTATCCTCCACAATTCACAAGTCACTTGATTCAATCAAGTGAGTTGCTTGATAAATTGAATCTTTCAGTTTTAGCCTTCTTCCTGGCTTTGTATTTTTGTTTGAAACTCTTAGTTTCAATGTACTTTTCATATGTTTTTAAAGATTTATCTGGCGTTTATGATgacttttcattttcaaaattttgtcaTCTATGGATTAAtatgtttcttcttcttctcttctatTTATTTGCTTTTCAGGGAACTGTGAGATGGGAATGTTGTTTCCTCAACTATCTGATTAAAGCGAAATTCAAAGTATTTGTACAAATAAGGGAGTATGGCTTCTGTTTCGTGGTTAACATCACTCTCTTGCACTGCCATTCAATCTTCAAAAGGGATTTATCCTTCGACCACTTCCCAATGGCTGCAGTTCACATTTCTATCTCCATGTCCTCAAAGAGCAATTTTATCCTTCGTCGATCTTCTATTTTTACTTCTTGTCATATTATTTGCAGCACAAAAGCTATATTCTAAGTTCACTACCAAAGGCCAGGCCAATTCTGATTTGAATGACCTTCTCATTGAGAAGAGTAGAGCATGTCTCGAAACTACAATCTGGTTCAAATTCTCTTTGATTTTGAGTGTTTTGCTTGCCTTAATTTGCATTGTCTTTTGTATTTTAGCATTTACTATGAGTAAACAGTCACAATGGAGATTAACCAATGGATTCTTTTGGTTAGTTCAAGCTGTAACTCATTCAGTGATTGCGATCTTGATAATTCATGAAAAGAAATTTGAAGCTGCTAGGCATCCATTAACACTCCGGCTTTATTGGGTTGCAAATTTCATTATTGTTTGTCTCTTTACTGCATCTGGGATTATTCGTCTGGTTTCTGACAAAGAAACTGGGGAACCCATCTTGAGGTTCGATGACATTGTATTCATAGTTTTCTTGCCAATGTCAATGGTTCTTCTTTATATTGCGATCGAAGGATCAACTGGCATTACCATAACCAGAAGCATACAAGAAATTAATAGAGACGGCGAGGAATTTGAACTCTCAAATGAATCCAATGTGACTACTTATGCTTCAGCTTCTTTACTGTCCAAATTACTCTGGCTTTGGATGAACCCTTTGCTTAAAAAAGGTTATGCTGCTCCTTTAGTTATTGACCAAGTACCATCCCTTTCTCCAGAACATAGGGCTGCGACAAGGCTAGCAATATTTGAATCAAAATGGCCTAAACCACAGGAGAGCTCTAAGCATCCAGTTCGAAGCACATTGTTCCGGTGCTTCTGGAAGGATATTCTCTTCACTGGTGTTCTTGCAGTAATCCGTCTTGGCGTCATGTTTTTGGGGCCTGTCCTTATCCAAAGTTTTGTTGATTATACTTCTGGAAAAAGAAGCTCCCCTTATGAAGGATATTACCTCATATTGACACTTATGTTTGCTAAATTTTTTGAAGTGTTGACTACTCATCACTTCAACTTCAGCTCCCAGAAGCTGGGAATGCTTATTCGGTGTACCCTTATTACTTCAATATATAAGAAAGGCCTAAAGTTATCCCCATCCGCTAGACAGGCTCATGGGATTGGACAGATAGTAAATTACATGGCTGTAGATGCCCAACAACTTTCGGATATGATGCTGCAGTTACATACTATATGGTTGACACCATTTCAAGTTGCTATAGCCTTTGCGCTCTTGTATGCTTATCTTGGTGCTGCGGTGGCTGCTGCAGCAGTTGGTCTTTTGGCTGtctttttgtttgttctttTTACTACCAAGAATAACAATACATTCATGCGGCAATTGATGATGGGCCGTGATTCAAGGATGAAAGCAACAAATGAGATGCTTAACAATATGCGGGTGATTAAGTTCCAAGCATGGGAGGAACATTTTCAGAAAAGAATTGAAACATTTCGTGAGACTGAGTTTAAATGGCTTTCCAAGTTCATGTATTCAGTATCTACCACTATGATGGTGCTGGGGAGCGCACCAGCTCTGATATCAACTGTTACCTTTGGCTGCGCAATCCTCTTAGGCATTCGACTTGATGCAGGGACAGTGTTTACAGCAATGAGTCTCTTCAAACTTGTGCAGGAGCCTATCAGAACCTTCCCTCAGTCTTTAATTTCATTGTCACAAGCAGTAATATCACTTGGAAGGTTAGATAGTTTCATGTCGAGTCGGGAGTTGGCGGAGGATTCGGTGGAGAGGGAAGAAGGCTGTGACAGTGGAATAGCAGTGGAGGTTCGAGATGGGTCATTTAGCTGGGACGATGAGGATGGAGAAGTTctgaaaaatataaattttaatgttAGGAAAGGAGAACTTACAGCTGTTGTTGGCATTGTGGGATCTGGGAAATCTTCTCTTTTGGCTTCCATTCTAGGCGAGATGCACAAAATATCTGGAAGAGTATGCTTCTTTTTCAATCCATGACTGCAAGTGAAAAAGATTGTTGTTATTTTAGCATTTTGCATGTTAGAATATATGATAACTTTGTCACCCCAAATCTCTTTCTATAAACAGGTACGGGTATGTGGGAGAACGGCTTATGTTGCCCAAACTTCATGGATACAGAATGGGACTATCGAAGAGAACATATTGTTTGGTTTGCCAATGGACAGAAAAAGATATAGTGAAGTAATCCGAGTTTGTTGCCTGGAAAAGGATTTAGAAATGATGGAATTCGGAGATCAAACGGAGATCGGCGAACGTGGTATTAATCTAAGTGGTGGCCAGAAACAGAGAATACAACTTGCAAGAGCTGTATACCAAGACTGTGACATTTATCTCCTTGACGATGTGTTTAGTGCTGTTGATGCTCACACTGGGTCAGAAATATTCAAGGTGAGAAGTGACAAAAACAAACGAACAAAATCCTTTACATCTTGTTTAAGAGTGACTTAAAAGTGTTGATTAAAACATTTAAAGTGCTTTTCTTTTGTCCCCAGTACTCAACTGGAAAAACATCTACTTAAAATACTTATTGTGTATAATTATTAAACATAAAGGTATTAACTCTGAAACATCatgttattaaaataatttttctgcATATATTTTGAAAGCTCTCTTAAATatacttttagttttttatagtTTAAGGTAATGTTTACTACTGACATCTATTGGGTTTATTCTTCTCCATATTTTTCATTTGTATGGTTGCCTTATGTGTATCACTTTCTTTAATGGAGAGCCAATCATGTTGTTAGTCCATGCAATAGAAGCAGTGTTCTCTCTTTATGACGCATGAACATGATCTTGTCAAATAAACTTACTTTGGGTAAATGTCATATTATATCTTCACTGTGGGGCCTTAAAATATCAGTGGCTGTGATAAAGCTGTTCCTGTTGTCATTTCACAGGAGTGTGTTAGAGGAATTCTCAAGGACAAGACTGTCATACTTGTTACTCACCAAGTTGATTTCTTGCACAATGTGGATCTCATCTTGGTAAGTACATAATTTACAAAGCAATTCTTTTTGGTAGATGTTTCTAAAGCAAATGATACCTTGCAGTTAGAGGACTAAATTTTGGTGCGACCGACTATAGGTAATGCGAGATGGAATGATTGTGCAATCGGGCAAGTACAACGATTTATTAAAGACTGAAACAGATTTTGAGGCCTTGGTTGCTGCACATGAAACCTCCATGGAAACTGTGGAAAGTAGCACTGCTGAAGCTGTTGAAAACCGTACCCTACTACGAAGATCTTCATCCAAGCATAGCAAGGCCAATGGTAAAAACAATGTTGTTGATAAGCCAAACACGGATAAGGGTTCTTCTAAGCTCATCCaagatgaagagagagaaacagGAAGAGTTGGTTGGGAAGTCTACAAAGTTTATTGCACAGAGGCATTTGGATGGTGGGGTGTGGCTGTTGTGTTGGCACTATCTTTAGCAGGGCAATTGTCGTCCATGTCCAGTGACTACTGGCTGGCATACGAAACTTCAGATGGGAACGCCAAGTCATTTGACTCTTCGCTTTTCATTACCGTGTATGCAATACTTGCTTGTGTTTCATTGGTGTTGGTAGCTTTCAGATCTTTTGGCACTATATTTTTGGGGCTTAAGACAGCCACTGTCTTCTTCTCacaaattcttgattgcatccTTCATGCTCCCATGTCATTTTTTGACACTACACCTTCAGGAAGGATACTAAGTCGGGTAAGAAATCAACGCCTCTACAGTCTGTTTTACCTATTCAATAGATTCATTCCACATATGGGAATATGTTTGAAAAGGAGCTATAGTCAAGTCCTTTActgatttttttctttgaagAACTTCACTGAAAACTATTTATCTTTAATCAGGCATCAAATGATCAGACCAACATTGATCTGTTCATCCCCTTTTTCTTGGGTAATACTCTCGTCATGTACTTTGCTGTGCTTGGCATAATCATCATTATATGTCAATATTCCTGGCCTACAGCTTTTTTTCTTATTCCACTTGGCTGGCTTAACGTGTGGTACCGGGTatgtattttaatttaattcagTCAGTTGTGCACGTTTTAAGCTGTAGCTGCTTGAAATATTTCTTGCCTTACAACCATTTAGTCATATATTTAACATCATCTCATATTCTCTTGTATATGCATCATCATATCCAAACAGGTAAATACAACTAGTTAACATGTTTCTCATCTTAATATAAATGTAATCTTGATTATTTCATATACAGGGCTATTTCCTTTCGTCATCTCGTGAGCTAACTCGTCTGGATGCTATCACAAAAGCACCTGTTATTCATCACTTTTCAGAAAGCATAACTGGAGTAATGACAATACGCTCTTTTAGAAAACAAGAGCTATTTTGCCAAGAGAATATCAAACGGGTTAATGCCAATTTACGCATGGATTTTCACAATAATGGATCAAACGAATGGTTGGGTTTTCGTTTGGAGCTCCTTGGAAGTATCTTCCTTTGTATCTCTACCTTGTTCATGATCTTATTACCTAGCAGTATTATAAATCCAGGTACTCATTTTAAGATCTAATATTTCTAATGAAATTAGGCATGCTATTAAGTCTTCTATATTTGATAAGATCACAACCAAACTTAATCAGAAATTAATTCAGTTATTCTATTTGATGCAGCAACTGTTGGTTTATCACTTTCATATGGATTATCCTTGAATACCGTTCTGTTCTGGGCCATTTATATGAGTTGCTTCATTGAAAACAAAATGGTTTCTGTTGAGAGAATAAAGCAATTTACCATAATACCTTCTGAAGCAGCATGGAGGATGAAGGACAAACTTCCTCCTCCAAACTGGCCTACCCATGGTGATGTTCATCTGCAAGATCTGCTGGTAATTATCTATGACTTCTGTCTTTTCACTGCAAACACAATTTTGAATGTAGTTTTAATGGCTCAGCAACATGTATTGAGTAGCCAGTAGTGATACCATTAAAATTTATAGGCGAAACTAACtttatattttccttttaatcTTAAGACTTGAAGGTCTCCTCTGACCCTTAATATCAAACTGACACTAGAATAGATCTGTCAAACCAAAGGGTTTATTTGATATCCAGCTTTAGAAAATCACGATTCACAGGCAGTGAGGTTTATGTTGTCTCGTGGGAATTTATGGAAGAGTGAATTAGGAGGATTTTGTGGTTTATGCCCCCTTTTCTTTTGCTCTCACCTAAAGTATGATCAAACAACTTTGATGCAAACTTCGGGAAAGTTAGAAACTTGAATATGCTCTAAAATTTTTGCATGCAGGTGCGTTATCGCCCAAACACTCCATTGGTTCTTAAAGGGATCACTCTCAGCATTCATGGGGGAGAAAAGGTTGGAGTTGTTGGCAGAACAGGAAGTGGAAAATCAACTCTTGTTCAAGTCTTCTTCAGGCTAGTCGAACCTTCAGGAGGGAAAATAATCGTAGATGGCATTGACATAGGCAAGATTGGGCTTCATGATCTTCGATCACGATTTGGGATCATTCCACAAGAACCAGTTCTTTTTGAAGGAACGGTGAGAAGCAACATTGACCCAATTGGCCAGTACACTGATGAAGAGATATGGAAGGTGATCATGAATATACTTATCTTCCATATCCTGATGCTAAATTGTAGAAGTTCGGAGTTGCGCATTGATACAaggattttctttttaaaatttattgataCAAGAATTAACCGTAGCCTATTAGCTTTTGATTTTTGAGTTGCTGAGTGATTTAACATGGTAGCAAAAGCAGAAGATCCTATGTTGTGTCCTAAATTTTTCGACTGAGCAATTGGGTTGATTGATGATTTGACAATCTcattgttttgttatattttcttaCTCTTCCCTTCTTTGTAGAGCCTTGAGCGGTGCCAACTTAAAGACGTTGTTGCTGCAAAACCCGATAAACTTGACTCATCTGGTGCAGTGCCTTCTTCCTATGGACTTCTCAAACCAAATCCTTCTTGAATTAgtaattttcttctctttatgtTCAAAGCTTACTTATTTTTTCCAATCATCTATACTATGCCAGTGGTTGCTAATGGAGACAATTGGAGTGTGGGGCAGAGACAACTTCTTTGTTTAGGAAGGGTTATGTTAAAGCATAGCCAACTTTTGTTTATGGATGAGGCAACAGCTTCAGTTGACTCGCAAACTGATGCTGTGATACAAAAGATAATCCGAGAGGACTTTGCGACATGTACAATTATCAGCATTGCTCACAGAATCCCAACAGTTATGGACTGTGATAGAGTTTTGGTTGTAGATGCAGGTCAGTGTTCTATCGCTTTTAACTTTCGCGGTTGACTATTTTTGGTTAAAATTACGTCTTCAACATTTGATATAAGCATTAACTCCATTATTTTAATACTTATACGGCATGCTAATCGTATTTAATTAAGGATTATGCCATGCACCATGACACTTAAAGTGAGATGCACTAATTTTGGACAAGCTAATGACAATCGAAACTTTTCGTAGTTCCAAAACTAAACGGATAcaagttttatttttataaccCTATCTATTTGGGATGGTTATAGTTGATTTGAAACTTATAGTGATGCCAATAGATTCAAATGATCCTAAGAACGTGATCTTGTTTTTTAGACCGAATGCTCATTTCAATTTCATGGGCTCTATAGCATAGATAAACATGGAGTTTGATTGTAAAACCAACCGAGGTGGAAGGAGTAAACCATGTATCTTATCCTGATTATAGGGGCTCCATTTATTTATAGTGGGATCCTCAACACAAACCATTCATTCCGCTTTGGGTGCATGCATTTTGTTAGGTAGGTTTGGCCAAACACATTTTAACATACTATTCTCTATAACTCGACAGGACTTGCTAAAGAGTTTGACAAACCGTCTAGATTGCTCGAGAGACCGTCATTGTTTGGGGGTTTGGTTCAAGAGTACGCTAACCGCTCAACTGATTAGTAAGTGGCCATTGTGCATTTGCAATCACCAAAGAATCTACTGAAGCCTAGCCGTCAACAAAACTTGGACAATTGACCCTTTGGAAAGTCGAGCAAGAAACTTAGTAGTAGCAGGGTTTTTTCCCCCCttgtctttttcttcttttctttcttcttccaccTTCCCTTTAGTTGTGTAGAACGTGAGTTTTTCGATAATGTATTATTATTACTGCCATTTTTGAAAAGCTCGTCTTCTAAGGTTTATTATGTTTTAAACGTTCTGTACAtgtttactattattattattttgggcCAGTCTTCTAaggtttattattattagtatttttgTTATGGTAGGTTAATTATGTTTTAAACGTTCCGTACatgtttaaaatataactattCGTAGTATAGATTTGTTACCACATTTCAGTATCAAATAATTCTTCATAAAAAGGTCAGTATCAAATAATTCTTCATAAAAATGTCAAATGTGCGCCattttttacaaaaattatTCAGTAAGACCAccacaaacaaacaaaataatcAAACAAGAGCACAGCCTCAAGAAAGAGTAAATTAATACAAAAATCTTcccatttttttcttcaatggtTCTTCACTTGTTTGTTTCTTCATCACACATCTCTTCACTCCTTAGCCAAATGTATTTCTGTTTCCATTTCCATGGAAAATTTAGAGCTTGTACAGTAATTCCCTTGATCCCATCGGCAGCCATTACTGGAACTCTGTTTTTGTAGCTCCGTGAGAAACTCAACTCTGTAAGAAACTCAACtgtggtttttctttttgtacaGCTCTGTAAAGCTTAGTAAGTTTCATTTCTGACTCCTCCCTTTTGGGGTTTGGAAGAAGGgaacattaaaaataaaatctaaaagaaaaattcaatttttttctacaatttgCTGAGGTTGCCCTTTCAGTGTTTGTTTATTGTCATTTTTGAGTTTTGGTTTGGGCCTAAGTGTTTGTCTTCTCTTGATGTTGAATATTTTCTATTATAATGGTTCTTTTGTGTCAAATGCTTTGGAAGTTCctcctcttttatttattttgaattggTTTTGGCTTCTTTTGAcattttatgtttctttttgtCTGTGTGTTTTATCTTCTCGGCTGTGAGCTTCTGTTTTGCATTTGtgatttctcttcttttctcatACTTCACAATTCTCAAGTTACTGGTTTCAATCATTGGTGAGTTTCCGTCTTTCATAAGTTGAAGTTTTTAGAATTAGCCTTCTTGTTGgctttgtatttttatttaatcTCCTATTTATGTTTAACAAAAATGTTTATCAAATGTTCCTATTTATAGTTTTAGTAGttttagaaaatagaaaacaagaaatagggaacaagaaacagaaacGTTATCAAACGAGGCCTTAATTCCCATATACTTTTCTTAGGTTTTGTATGATTTCTCTTGCAGTTATGATGAATTTTCATTGTCAAAAATTAGTCATCAATAGACTTATATGTTTTTCTTCTTCGATTGTATTTGCTTTTCAGGGAACTGCGAGATGGGATTGTTGTTTCCTCAACTATACGTGTAAAGCTGAATCCACAATCTTTGTACAAATCAGGGAACATGGCTTCTGTTTCGTGGTTCACATTGCTCTCTTGCACTGCGGGGGCTTATCCTTCGACTACTTCCCAATGGCTGCAGTTTACTTTTCTATCTCCATGTCCTCAAAGAGCATTTTTGTCCTCCGttgatattttatttctacTTCTTATCATGTTATTTGGAGCTCAAAAGCTATATTCTAAGTTCACTGCCGAAGGCCAGCCAGACTGTAATTTGAGTGAACGCC
It contains:
- the LOC103492823 gene encoding ABC transporter C family member 4-like; this translates as MASVSWLTSLSCTAIQSSKGIYPSTTSQWLQFTFLSPCPQRAILSFVDLLFLLLVILFAAQKLYSKFTTKGQANSDLNDLLIEKSRACLETTIWFKFSLILSVLLALICIVFCILAFTMSKQSQWRLTNGFFWLVQAVTHSVIAILIIHEKKFEAARHPLTLRLYWVANFIIVCLFTASGIIRLVSDKETGEPILRFDDIVFIVFLPMSMVLLYIAIEGSTGITITRSIQEINRDGEEFELSNESNVTTYASASLLSKLLWLWMNPLLKKGYAAPLVIDQVPSLSPEHRAATRLAIFESKWPKPQESSKHPVRSTLFRCFWKDILFTGVLAVIRLGVMFLGPVLIQSFVDYTSGKRSSPYEGYYLILTLMFAKFFEVLTTHHFNFSSQKLGMLIRCTLITSIYKKGLKLSPSARQAHGIGQIVNYMAVDAQQLSDMMLQLHTIWLTPFQVAIAFALLYAYLGAAVAAAAVGLLAVFLFVLFTTKNNNTFMRQLMMGRDSRMKATNEMLNNMRVIKFQAWEEHFQKRIETFRETEFKWLSKFMYSVSTTMMVLGSAPALISTVTFGCAILLGIRLDAGTVFTAMSLFKLVQEPIRTFPQSLISLSQAVISLGRLDSFMSSRELAEDSVEREEGCDSGIAVEVRDGSFSWDDEDGEVLKNINFNVRKGELTAVVGIVGSGKSSLLASILGEMHKISGRVRVCGRTAYVAQTSWIQNGTIEENILFGLPMDRKRYSEVIRVCCLEKDLEMMEFGDQTEIGERGINLSGGQKQRIQLARAVYQDCDIYLLDDVFSAVDAHTGSEIFKECVRGILKDKTVILVTHQVDFLHNVDLILVMRDGMIVQSGKYNDLLKTETDFEALVAAHETSMETVESSTAEAVENRTLLRRSSSKHSKANGKNNVVDKPNTDKGSSKLIQDEERETGRVGWEVYKVYCTEAFGWWGVAVVLALSLAGQLSSMSSDYWLAYETSDGNAKSFDSSLFITVYAILACVSLVLVAFRSFGTIFLGLKTATVFFSQILDCILHAPMSFFDTTPSGRILSRASNDQTNIDLFIPFFLGNTLVMYFAVLGIIIIICQYSWPTAFFLIPLGWLNVWYRGYFLSSSRELTRLDAITKAPVIHHFSESITGVMTIRSFRKQELFCQENIKRVNANLRMDFHNNGSNEWLGFRLELLGSIFLCISTLFMILLPSSIINPATVGLSLSYGLSLNTVLFWAIYMSCFIENKMVSVERIKQFTIIPSEAAWRMKDKLPPPNWPTHGDVHLQDLLVRYRPNTPLVLKGITLSIHGGEKVGVVGRTGSGKSTLVQVFFRLVEPSGGKIIVDGIDIGKIGLHDLRSRFGIIPQEPVLFEGTVRSNIDPIGQYTDEEIWKSLERCQLKDVVAAKPDKLDSSVVANGDNWSVGQRQLLCLGRVMLKHSQLLFMDEATASVDSQTDAVIQKIIREDFATCTIISIAHRIPTVMDCDRVLVVDAGLAKEFDKPSRLLERPSLFGGLVQEYANRSTD